The Pseudomonas sp. TH06 genome contains the following window.
CAGCACGAAGTCAGCCAGACCTTGCTCGCGCCGCTGCAACACGCCTTGCCGGAAGAATTGCAGAGCCGCTTGCATGCGCAACCGCCCTCCTCCGAAGCCGCAGTAGTGCTGCGTTTGCAGTTCACCGGCAGTGCCAGTGATGAGCCGGATCTGGCGGCGCTGTTTGCCGCCCTCGGTGGCCGGGTGAAATTGCTTCAGGGCGGCGTAGAACGGATCCAGGGCCATGCGCTGGGGCAACTGTTGCTGGCAGTCAGCGGTTCGGCAGCGAGCGCCGAACAATTGCGCGAACGTGCCGGGCAATGGGCACAACGGGTGGAGGTCTTGGGTTATGTGGTTTGATCGCTTGCTGCAGGGTTTTATCGACACGTTTCTGATGGTCGGCGTGTCATCGCTGATCGCATTGCTGGTGGGGATTCCCATGGCGGTGATTCTGGTCACCAGTGACAAGGGCGGGATCTACCAAGCGCCGGTGTTGAACCGTGCCTTGGGCGCATTCGTGAACCTGTTTCGCTCGATCCCGTTTCTGATCCTGATGGTCGCGCTGATTCCGTTCACCCGGTTGATTGTCGGCACCACCTACGGCGTGTGGGCGGCGGTGGTGCCACTGACCATCGCGGCGACACCGTTCTTTGCGCGGATCGCCGAGGTGAGTCTGCGTGAGGTTGATCATGGCTTGATCGAAGCGGCGCAGGCCATGGGTTGCCGGCGCTGGCACATTGTCTGGCATGTGCTGCTGCCCGAGGCGCTGCCTGGGATTGTCGGCGGTTTCACCATTACGCTGGTGACGATGATCAACTCCTCGGCCATGGCCGGGGCGATTGGCGCCGGTGGCTTGGGGGACATTGCCTATCGATACGGCTATCAGCGTTTTGACAGCCAGATCATGCTCACGGTGATTGTGCTACTGGTGGCGTTGGTGGCGGTGATTCAGTTGGGGGGCGATCGCCTCGCCCGCGGCTTGAATAAACGCTGAGGCCAGAGCAAAAGATCGCGGCCTGCGGCAGCTCCTATGGGAAATACCGCAGGCTACAATTTTTTTTGCTCGGGGCGTGCGCCTCAATCTTCAATCAGGCTGTCGAGCCATGCATATTCAATTTTGCTTCGATGCAGCGTCTGCATGCTTTTTGCCGCGTACACGAGGCTGTCAGCGTTGTTGACAGCCAAGTGCGCTCGCAGTGACGGGTTTGCATTGAACAGATCAACCGCCGCCTGAAGCGCCAGATCATCGCCAACTCCGAGGTAATCGCTGACACCGAAGAGGAAGTTATCGTGGTCATTGGTAAAGGCGTTCAAATACTCGACCGTCAAACCACCGCGCATGATCGCTTCGGATACACCGCGCTCCGGTACGTCGTAAACGGCCAGCGAATCCCAATCCAGCAAGCGGCCCAGTCGACTGTCCAGATAGAAATAATCCGCCGCGTTCGGCCCGATGGTCTGGAACCGGTCAATTCTGTTGGTGTGCAACATTTCATGGCCCAGTGAAACGCTCAAAACCCCGCGCTGCATGTACTTGCGATTGATGAAGAAGCGGCCGTGAAAATCTTTTTTGTACATCCAGGCCGCGCTGTTGCTGTCTGCATCAATCCCGAGGAATTTCTCGCCTCCCCAGTTCCCTTGATACTCTCTGGACAGGGCCTGGCCTCGCGCGACTGAATCGGCGAATCGCTGCGTAACAGCGTGGTGATCAGCGCCAAAGAAGCTTTGGTAAACCGCGTCGGCGTCTTTGTACTTCTGGCCAATGGCATGTCCCGTATCAGCGAAAATGTTTTCGACCGCTTGCAGCTCCGAGCGAATGATCGCCGCCTGTTCCGGCGGAAACTGCTTCAACCCGCGCGCGACCAGCGTGCCCTCCTGTGCCGCCGAGTACTCAAACGAATCATCGTTACCGGTATGCACCTGGTGCTTCTGGACATGCTCTTTTCTGACCTTGCGAATGAGCTGATCAATGTCGATATCAATGACTTTGCCGGGCTCGGGCAGAGGCTGCGGCCGTTCGAGCGCCCAGGTCTTGCTTCGCGGGTGGTAAAACAGCACCGGCCCCAAAGCCGCCAATTCAGATACCAGCGCCGCCCGATATTCACCGGCCATGCCGGTTTCCCGAACCAGAACGATCTCGCCGGGCGCGATATCGACATAGTTTCGGTTCTTGAACACCCTCAGGCCCAGAGCATTGGCTGCGGGCAGTTTGGCCGGCGCTCTCAAGCTGTAGCGCGCCAGTGATCCGGTCACTGGCTGCATGGGCAAGATCTGAGCCGATTGCAACGCGGTCGTCGTGATTGCCGGGGATGACGGTTCAACAGGCTGAGCGGGCGCCCCACCCTCTGAAACTTCGTCAGGACGAAAAACCTTCAACGGCGTCCCGTCGTCAGACGGCGTATGGCCGGATCTTTTACGGGTGGGTGTGGCATCCAGCGTATTGCGGTTGGACGGCGAAGTGGAACCGGGTTTGCTGACAGTTCTCATGAAAATCCTTTTTTTGAGTGAATCCCCCCGAAGAAAAAAACAGGGCAGACATCGCGATAGTCGTCTATCGCGCAGGCGTCATTGCATCCGATTGCGAACCGCCAGGTGCGGTACATATGTATTGCACAAACGCTGGATTTTTATGCTGTCCCTGCAAGAGCTGTCGCAGGCTGCGATCCTCTTCGGCGCAAAAGCGCTTATAGTCAGCCCCACCTCCTTTTTGCCACGCAGCCACCGTCATGAAGCAGACACCCAGCGACCTCGAACAGATCACCGCCACGACCCTCGGCCACTACAACTCGGTGGCCGAAGATTTCCGTGAGGGCACCCGCGATCACGATGTCAGTCAGAACATCGACGCGCTTGTGCGGCACATTCAGGGCACAGCGCCGTTGACGATTCTTGATTTCGGCTGCGGGCCGGGGCGGGACTTGCAGACATTTACGCGCATGGGCCACGTCGCGGTCGGCCTCGACGGTTCAGAAAAGTTTGCGCAAATGGCCCGCGAAGACAGTGGCTGCGAGGTGTGGTGCCAGGACTTTCTAAAGCTTGATCTGCCGGCCGAACACTTCGACGGCATCTTCGCCAATGCGGTGCTGTTTCATGTGCCGTTGCAGGAGTTGCCACGGGTGTTACAACAACTGCGCGGGACGTTGAAACCGGGTGGGGTGTTGTTCAGTTCCAATCCACGCGGGGATAACCGTGAGGGCTGGAATGGGCCACGTTATGGTTCGTATCACGACCTGGAGGCGTGGCGCGGGCTGCTGACGGCGGCAGGGTTTATCGAGCTGGAACATTACTTCCGCCCGGCGGGTTTGCCGCGGGAGCAGCAGCCTTGGCTGGCGAGTGTCTGGCGACGGGCTGCTTAAAGATCAACTGATCGCAGCCTGCGGCAGCTCCTACAGGGGAATGCGTTCCCATGCAGGCGCTGCCGCAGGCTGCGATCTTTTGCTTTTGTATCAGGCAGCATCCTTCTTGGGTTCACGAATCTTGTACCAGGCCACATACAGCGCCGGCAGAAACAGCAGCGTCAGCAACGTCGCGATCACGATCCCACCGATCATCGCGTAGGCCATCGGACCCCAGAACACTTCCCGGGCGATCGGGATCATGCCCATGCTGGCCGCCGCTGCCGTCAGCAGAATCGGTCGACGTCGATGCTCGGTGGCTTCCACCACCGCATCCCACGGCGCGTAGCCCTTTTTCTCGAACTCATCGATCTGCGTCACCAGAATCACCGAGTTGCGGATGATGATGCCGATCAGCGCCAGAATCCCCAGAATCGCTACGAAGCCCATCGGCGTACCGGTCGGCACCAGCGCCAGTACCACGCCGATCAGCCCTAACGGGGCGACACTCGCCACCAGGAACATCTTCTGCACGCTGTGCAACTGGATCATCAGGAACGTCGCCATCAGGAACAGCATCAGCGGCAGCACTTTCGCAATCGGCCCCTGGGCCTTGCCGCTCTCCTCCACCGTACCGCCGGTGGCGACTTTGTAGCCGACCGGGAGTTTTTCGGCGAAGGCATCTATGGACGGCTTGAGCAGTTTCACCAGATCGGTCGGCTGGATTTCGTCGCGCACCGAGGCCTTGATGGTGATGGTCGGCAAGCGGTCGCGGCGCCACACCAGCGGCTGCTCCAGTTCATAACGCACGGTGGCGAACGCCAGCAGCGGAATCGACGTACCGCTCGGTGTGACGATTTGCAGGTTCTGCAGAGTTTCCGGAGTTCCTCGTTCGGAATCCACGGCGCGCCCGACCACGTTGATCAGGTAAATATCGTCATCGACCTGGGTCAACGGTGAGCCGCTGACGATGCTGTTCATCAGGTTCGCCACGTCTTCGGACGACAGCCCGAGCTGGCGCGCCTTGTCCTGAGCGATGTCGATGCGCAGGACTTTGCCCGGCTCGTTCCAGTCGTAAATGATCTCGCCGATGTGCGGGTTCTTGTCCAGTTCGGTGGCGAGGTCGATGGCGTGCTTGCGCACCTGATCGATGTCCTTGCCGCTGACCCGGTACTGGATTGGCCGCCCCACCGGCGGGCCCATTTCCAGCGCCTGCACGTAACTGCCGATGCCAACGAAATCCTTGTGCAAACGCTCACGCAGACGCTGACTCAGGGCTTCGCGGGCCTCGAAGTTTTTGCTGACGATGACCAGTTGCGCGTAGTACGGGTTTTGCAGTTGCTGATCGAGCGGCAGGTAGAAACGGATCGCGCCCTGGCCGATGTAAGTGCTCCAGCGCACGATGTCGTCGTCGCCCTTGAGCGTCGCTTCGAGCTTGTCGACGGCCTTGCGGGTCTCGTCGATCGAGGCGTTTTGCGGCAGGTTCAGGTCGACCAGAATTTCCGGGCGATCGGAGGACGGGAAGAACTGGTTCTGCACAAAACGCATGCAAAACACCGCCAGTACAAAGCACACAACCGTGATGCCGATTGCCCACCAGCGGTTGCGCATCGACCACAACAAGCCATGGTTGAACGCACGACCGATACGACCGGGCTCGGCGGCATGGGGTTTCACGTTGGCACTGAGGATGTGCACGCCGATCACTGGCGCAAAGAACACCGCCACCACCCACGACACGAGCATGGCCACGGCGATCACCGCGAACAGGGTGAAGGTGTATTCACCGGCAGAACTGGCGTTGAGGCCGATGGGCACGAAACCGGCCACGGTCACCAGCGTACCGGTGAGCATCGGGAATGCCGTCGAAGTGTAGGCGAATGTCGCCGCCTGCTCTCGGGTCTCGCCCATTTCCAGGCGCGTGACCATCATCTCCACAGTGATCATCGCGTCGTCCACCAACAAGCCGAGGGCGATGATCAATGCGCCGAGGGAAATCCGCTGCATGGTGATGCCGCTGTATTCCATGAACACAAAGACCATCGCCAGCACCAGCGGAATCGAGCACGCCACCACCAGCCCGGCGCGCACGCCGAGGCTGATGAAGCTCACCACCAGGACGATGATTACCGCTTCGAACAAGGCGCTGGTGAAGCCGCCGACGGCCTCTTCAACCACCACGGCCTGATCGGAAACCGTGTGCACACCAACGCCGACCGGCAAGTCAGCGGTGAGTTGATCGATGCGCGCGTGCAGGGCTTTACCGAACTCCTGAACGTTGCCGCCCTTCTGCATGGCAATCGCCAGACCGATGGCCGGTTTGCCGTCGAAACGAAATTCCGGTGTGGCCGGGTCGACGTAACCACGGCTGATGTCGGCGATGTCGGCCAGACGATAGAAACGGTCATTGAGCTTGAGATTGACCTCGGCCAGATCCTTCTCCGAGGCGAACTGCCCGGAGGTGCGCACGGAAATCCGCTCCGGCCCGGCCTCGATCACCCCGGCTGGGGTCACCGCATTTTGCGATTGCAGGCTCTGCACCACTTGCCGCTGATCGATGCCCAGCGCCGCGAGTTTGCGTGTGGAGAAGTTCAGGTAAATCACTTCGTCCTGCTGGCCGACCATCTCGATCTTGCCCAACCCCGGCACATTGCGGATCTCGGCCCGCGCCTGCTCCACGTAGTCGCGCAACTGGCGCATGGTCAGGCCATCGGCGGTAAACGCGTACACCGAGCCGTAGACGTCACCAAACTCATCGTTGAAACCCGGCCCTTGAATACCCTTGGGAAACTGGCCGCGAATGTCGTCGATTTTCTTGCGCACCTGATACCAGATTTCCGGAATGTCCTTGGCGCTGGTGGTATCGCGCAGGTATACGTACACCGTCGACTCGCCGGGCCGCGTGTAGCTTTTCACGTAGTCGAGGGAGTCGAGCTCTTCGAGTTTTTTCTCGATACGGTCGGTGACCTGCTTGAGGGTTTCCTCCTGGGTCGCGCCCGGCCATTTGGTCTGGATCACCATGGTCTTGATGGTGAACGACGGGTCTTCTTCGCGCCCCAGATTGAAGTACGAAAACACCCCCATCAGCAGAGCAACGAACATCAGATACCAGACGAACGACTGATGCTTGAGGGCCCATTCGGAGAGGTTGAAAGACCCTTTCATTGACTGTCCTCGTCAAGTTTCACGGATTGTCCGGGTTTGAGGCTGTTGACGCCGGCGCTGACCACGCGCTCGCCGTTTTTCACGCCGCCGGCCAGCACCACCGTGCTGTCGGTGCGGCTGACGAGACTGACGTCGCGGGGGCTGACGGTTTTGTTCTGAGTGTCGATCACCCAGATCCGCGTTTTGCCATCGACTTCTTGCAGCGCGGTTGCGGGCAATTCGATACGCGGTTTGATCGCTGAACTCAGGGTCACACTGATCGCGGTGCCGAGGCGAAAACCGGGGGGTGTTTCGGCGAGGGTCAACCGCGCACGACGAGTGCGCGTTGCGCTTTGTGCCTGTGGTTCGATTTCGCGGATGACTGCCGTGGTGTTGATGCTCGGATCGAGTTGCGCGGCGACGAGGAACACCACGTCACTGGGGATCTGATCGACCAAGGTGTCCGGCAGATCGATCACCGCTTCCTTGATGTCCGGTTGCGCCAACGTCACCACTTGCTGGCCGGCGGTGACCACTTGCCCGGCTTCGGCATTCCACGCGGTGACCACGGCTTTGTGGTCCGCACGCAGTTCGGTGTAGCCGAGTTGATCCTTGCTCTGGTTGACCGCCGCCTGCGCCTGCTCCAGCGAGGCCTGGGTGGTTTTCAGATCCGTGGTAGCAATGTCCAGTTGCGCCTGGGCGCCGACCCCGCGATCAAACAGGGCTTGCTGACGCCGGGCGTTGGCCTGCGCATTGATCAGTTGCGCCTGAACCTTGGCCAGATCGCCTTGGGCCGAGCGCAACTGGTTCTGCTGATCGGACGGGTCGAGGGTGGCGAGCAGCGTGCCTTTCTCCACTTCGGCGCCGACATCGACGTTGCGGCTGGCAATACGCCCGCCGACACGGAAACCGGTGTTGCTCTCGTAACGTGCCTGAATACTGCCGGCGAAACGCCCGAGGGTTTCCTCGTTCAGCGCCTGTACCTTGACCGACAGCACCGGGCGCACGGGCTCGGGCGGCGGTTCTTTCTTCGAGCACGCGGCCAACAACACGGCAACGGCTAACAGCCATAGCGACTTCATGGCTGTGCTCCCGGTTGCAGATCTTTATAGGTGTTTTCGGCGATCTCGACTTTCATCCCCGGGTGCAACAACTGGCCGCCGGCGACGATGACTTTCTCGCCGCCCTTGAGACCTTCGCTGATGATCACTTTGCCGGTCAGGTAACGGCCGACCGTGACCGTGTGCAACTGCGCCAGCCCTTGCTCGTCGACCATCCACACGGCGGGATCGCTGATGTTTTTGGTCAGCGCCGACCATGGCAGCTCGACCGCCGATTTGCCGCTACCTTTGGCGGTGGCGCTGACCACCGAGCCGAGCTGCATGCCCGGCGGCAGTTTGTCGAGGGTGACTTTGACTTGCACGGTGCCGGACTGCGCCGACACTGCCGGGGTGATTTCGCGCACAGTGCCAGTGGTTTTGATTTCGGGATTGTCGAGCAGGCTGACGGTGATCTTGTTATCCGAAGGACGTTCAGCCAGCAGCGATTCGTAGACGTTGAATACCGCATCGCGGTCGCCGTCGCGGGCCAGGCTGAAAATCGGCGCCGTGGCCTGCACCACTTGGCCGACTTCGGCCTGACGCTCGGTGATCACTCCCGGTGCATCGGCAATCAACGAGGTGTAGCTGAGTTGATCCTTGGCATTGGCCAGTTGCGCCTGCGCCGCGCTCAAGGCGCTTTGGCTGCTGCGCAATGCAGCCTGTGCGGAATCGTATTCGCTCTGGCTGGTGTAGCCTTTGGGCAACAGT
Protein-coding sequences here:
- a CDS encoding methionine ABC transporter permease translates to MWFDRLLQGFIDTFLMVGVSSLIALLVGIPMAVILVTSDKGGIYQAPVLNRALGAFVNLFRSIPFLILMVALIPFTRLIVGTTYGVWAAVVPLTIAATPFFARIAEVSLREVDHGLIEAAQAMGCRRWHIVWHVLLPEALPGIVGGFTITLVTMINSSAMAGAIGAGGLGDIAYRYGYQRFDSQIMLTVIVLLVALVAVIQLGGDRLARGLNKR
- a CDS encoding class I SAM-dependent methyltransferase, whose product is MKQTPSDLEQITATTLGHYNSVAEDFREGTRDHDVSQNIDALVRHIQGTAPLTILDFGCGPGRDLQTFTRMGHVAVGLDGSEKFAQMAREDSGCEVWCQDFLKLDLPAEHFDGIFANAVLFHVPLQELPRVLQQLRGTLKPGGVLFSSNPRGDNREGWNGPRYGSYHDLEAWRGLLTAAGFIELEHYFRPAGLPREQQPWLASVWRRAA
- a CDS encoding efflux RND transporter permease subunit, yielding MKGSFNLSEWALKHQSFVWYLMFVALLMGVFSYFNLGREEDPSFTIKTMVIQTKWPGATQEETLKQVTDRIEKKLEELDSLDYVKSYTRPGESTVYVYLRDTTSAKDIPEIWYQVRKKIDDIRGQFPKGIQGPGFNDEFGDVYGSVYAFTADGLTMRQLRDYVEQARAEIRNVPGLGKIEMVGQQDEVIYLNFSTRKLAALGIDQRQVVQSLQSQNAVTPAGVIEAGPERISVRTSGQFASEKDLAEVNLKLNDRFYRLADIADISRGYVDPATPEFRFDGKPAIGLAIAMQKGGNVQEFGKALHARIDQLTADLPVGVGVHTVSDQAVVVEEAVGGFTSALFEAVIIVLVVSFISLGVRAGLVVACSIPLVLAMVFVFMEYSGITMQRISLGALIIALGLLVDDAMITVEMMVTRLEMGETREQAATFAYTSTAFPMLTGTLVTVAGFVPIGLNASSAGEYTFTLFAVIAVAMLVSWVVAVFFAPVIGVHILSANVKPHAAEPGRIGRAFNHGLLWSMRNRWWAIGITVVCFVLAVFCMRFVQNQFFPSSDRPEILVDLNLPQNASIDETRKAVDKLEATLKGDDDIVRWSTYIGQGAIRFYLPLDQQLQNPYYAQLVIVSKNFEAREALSQRLRERLHKDFVGIGSYVQALEMGPPVGRPIQYRVSGKDIDQVRKHAIDLATELDKNPHIGEIIYDWNEPGKVLRIDIAQDKARQLGLSSEDVANLMNSIVSGSPLTQVDDDIYLINVVGRAVDSERGTPETLQNLQIVTPSGTSIPLLAFATVRYELEQPLVWRRDRLPTITIKASVRDEIQPTDLVKLLKPSIDAFAEKLPVGYKVATGGTVEESGKAQGPIAKVLPLMLFLMATFLMIQLHSVQKMFLVASVAPLGLIGVVLALVPTGTPMGFVAILGILALIGIIIRNSVILVTQIDEFEKKGYAPWDAVVEATEHRRRPILLTAAAASMGMIPIAREVFWGPMAYAMIGGIVIATLLTLLFLPALYVAWYKIREPKKDAA
- a CDS encoding efflux RND transporter periplasmic adaptor subunit encodes the protein MKSLWLLAVAVLLAACSKKEPPPEPVRPVLSVKVQALNEETLGRFAGSIQARYESNTGFRVGGRIASRNVDVGAEVEKGTLLATLDPSDQQNQLRSAQGDLAKVQAQLINAQANARRQQALFDRGVGAQAQLDIATTDLKTTQASLEQAQAAVNQSKDQLGYTELRADHKAVVTAWNAEAGQVVTAGQQVVTLAQPDIKEAVIDLPDTLVDQIPSDVVFLVAAQLDPSINTTAVIREIEPQAQSATRTRRARLTLAETPPGFRLGTAISVTLSSAIKPRIELPATALQEVDGKTRIWVIDTQNKTVSPRDVSLVSRTDSTVVLAGGVKNGERVVSAGVNSLKPGQSVKLDEDSQ
- a CDS encoding efflux RND transporter periplasmic adaptor subunit; this encodes MASPGLKTAVMLSLFTLLTACGEKKAPQEYLPRVFVQEVKPANYAASVTLTGDVQARVQTELSFRVGGKIIQRMVDVGDRVSAKQVLAKLDPKDLQTNVDSAQAQVVAEQARVKQTAAAFVRQQKLLPKGYTSQSEYDSAQAALRSSQSALSAAQAQLANAKDQLSYTSLIADAPGVITERQAEVGQVVQATAPIFSLARDGDRDAVFNVYESLLAERPSDNKITVSLLDNPEIKTTGTVREITPAVSAQSGTVQVKVTLDKLPPGMQLGSVVSATAKGSGKSAVELPWSALTKNISDPAVWMVDEQGLAQLHTVTVGRYLTGKVIISEGLKGGEKVIVAGGQLLHPGMKVEIAENTYKDLQPGAQP